ACCATGCCCTTGCCGGCGCGCAGTTTCAGGACGGTCTCGCGGGCGTCGGCGAGGGGGACGCGGTCCCCGGGCTCGACACCGAGCGTGCGGGCGGTCTCGGCGTACTTGACCGGCGCCGAGAGGCCGTTCGCGTCCTCCAGTTCGAAGCGGACGCGCAGCACGACATGGCGGTCGGGGTCGGCCTTGAAGCGGCTGTGCCGGTACGAGAAGGCGCACTCGGCGTTGGTCAGCGTGACCGTCTCGCCCGTCTTCCGGTCGTAGGCGATCACTTCACTGATCGTCGACGACACTTCCTGGCCGTACGCGCCCACGTTCTGGATCGGGGTCGCGCCCGCGGAGCCGGGGATGCCGGCGAGGCACTCGATCCCGGCGAGCCCGGCCTCGACGGTGCGGGCGACCGCGTCGGTCCACACCTCGCCGGCGGCCAGCTCCAGCGTCGTGCCGTCGAGCGAGAAACCCTCCGTGGCGATGCGCAGAGCCGTGCCCGCGAAGCCCTTGTCGCCGATGACCAGGTTCGATCCACCGCCGATCAGCAGCAGCGGCGTACCGGCGGCGTCGGCCTCGCGCACGGCGGCGACCACCTCGGCGTCGGTCGTGGCGGTGATCAGCCGGGCGGCCGGGCCGCCGAGCCGGAAGGTGGTCAGCGGGGCGAGCGGGGCATCGTGGAGTTCCAGCACGGGGCCAAGACTACGAGAAGGGTCGGGAGCCCCCGGCCACCGGTGCGCGCCGGACGGCCGTGCCGGAGCCGCGGCGCCCCGGCACCGCACGCCACGGCGAACGGCCCCGCCGTCGGGCGGGGCCGTTCCGTCGTGCCGGGGAGACGTTCCGGGTGTCAGCGGGCGGCGGTCTCCAGGGCGCCGGTCTCCGCCCGGGCGGCACCGGTCCGAACCGTCTCGGCCCGGTCCGCTTCGGGAGCGGGCGCCGGTGTCCCACTCGTCTCGGCGCGTTCCGGGCGTCCGGCGCTCGGGATGGCCAGCGCGGCGAGACCCGCGAGACCCACCACCACGGCGCCGACGACCAGTGCCGGCCGCAGTCCGTCGATGAAGCTCTCTGGCGTCGCGTAGCCGCCCTGCGCCGAGAAGATCGAGGACATGACCGCGATACCGAGCGCACCGCCCACCTCGCGCAGCGCGTTGTTGGCTCCGGAGGCGATGCCCTGCTCCTGCGGCCGGACGCTGGACATGACCAGGTTGGACGCGGGGGCGAAGTAGAGGGACATCCCGATGCCGCTGATGATCAGCGCGGGCAGCTGCGCCGCGTACGAGGCGTCGGCGGCGACCACGGAGGCGTAGTAGGCGAGCCCGGCGGCCTGGAGGAAGAGCCCGGTCGCCACGACGGGACGGCCGCCGACGCGGTCGGAGAGGTAGCCGGCGATGGGTGCGACCAGCATCGGCATCCCGGTCCAGGGGAGCATCCGCAGGCCCGCCTCGGTCGGCGAGTAGCCGAGCACACCCTGCATGTACTGGCTGAGCAGGAAGATCGAGCCGAACATCCCGAGGAACATCAGCAGGCTGGCCGCGTTGATCCCGGCGAAGGCGCGGGAGCGGAAGAGCCGCATCGGGAGCATCGCGTTCCTGGCGCGGCTGCCGTGCAGGACGAACCCGGCGAGCAGCGCGGCACCCGCGAACAGGGCGGTCAGCACGAACGGGCTGGTCCATCCCTCGGCGGGCCCGCGGACCAGGCCGTAGACGATCCCGAAGAGGCCGCCGCTGGCGAGCAGGGTGCCGGGGAAGTCCAGCGGGTTGCCGTTGCCGAACGACTCCGACAGCCGCAGCCGGGCGAGCGGGAGGACGGCGAGCCCCAGCGGGACGTTCAGCCAGAAGATCCAGTGCCAGGACACGTGTTCGGTGAGGCTGCCGCCGATGAGGGGTCCGGAGGCGACCGCGAGTCCGTTCACCGCGCCCCATATCCCGTACGCCATCCCGCGCCGTGCGGCGGGAACCGCCGCGGTCAGCAGGGTGAGGGTCAGCGGCATCATGATCGCGGCGCCGACGCCCTGGACGGCCCGGGCGGCGATCAGGGAGTCGATGCCGGGAGCCATGGCCGCGGCGGCGGAGGCGCCGGTGAAGATGCTGAGGCCGACGAGGAAGAGCCGCCGGCGGCCGAACCGGTCACCGAGGGCCGCGCCGAACATCAGCAGGACGGCGAAGGTGAGCGTGTAGGCGCTCACGGTCCATTCCAGGTCGTCCAGCGCTCCCCCGAGGTCCTTGCGGATCGAGGGCAGGGCGGTGGTGACCACGAGGTTGTCGAGGGCCGCCATGAATCCGGCCACGCTGGTGATGACGAGGGCCCAGCCGGCGCCGCCGCGCCGCTTGTCCGGCGCCCCGGACGCCTTCTCCGTCGATGTCCCGGCCGGACCGCCCGGCCCGCCCTGTTCCGCCGGCCGGTCCTGCTCCGCCGATCGGTCCTGCTCCGCCGGTCCGTTCCGGTCCGTCCGTGCCGTCCGCTGTGTCATCGCTCCCCCAGAGGATGATGTGGATCATTGGTTAGTTATTGATGACTAACTTCTGCGGGCAGAAAAAAGCGCGGAACTCCGCCCTCCCCCGGCCCTACTTCTCCAGCCGGCCCGTGACCCGCGCCGACGGATACAGCCCTTCCCAGACCCGGTGCTCGGGCGGGAACCCCATCGACACCAGGCAGTTGATGAGCATGCCGTACGCCATGAACGTCGCCGTGTCGTCGACCTGCGCGCCGAGCGGCACGTGCACCGTGTCCCACAGCCGCATCCAGCCGGCCCGCACCGCTTCGCCGAGCTCGTGGTCGCCGGCCTCCTCGGCCGCCGCCACCGCGACGTACATCTGCATCTGCATGAGCAGCCGCTCCGGGTGCTCCGCGATGACCTTCACATAGGCGTTCGCCATGGAGTGCAGGGCTTCCTCGCCCTCCAGACCTTCGGAGGCCTCCTCCATCGTCTGCCGCGCGAGGTCCATGCACCGCTCGGCGGCCGCCAGGAAGATCGCCTTCTTGCCCGGGAAGAGCCGGAAGAGATACGGCTGCGAGACACCCACACGCTTGGCGATCGCCTCGGTGGACGTGCCGTAGTAGCCGCCCCGGGCGAACTCGCTCATCGCCGCGCGGACGACGCTCTCGCGCCTCTCTCCTGCGCTCATCCTGACCATGCGGCTAAGTTAGTACTCAATCACTAACTACGTCAAGAGACGGGGAACCGGCGGGTGCCGGAGACAGGTAAGGGGCGTCCGCAATGGGCGGACGCCCCTTACCCGGGCCTCGAAGCGGGCCTCGATCTTGCGCCGCGGGTTGCCGCTCAGGCCAGTCGTACGACCGCGCGGGACATCCCGAGGACCTTCTGGCCCGCGCTCGTCGCCGTGAGGTCGACGCGCACGGTGTTGTCGTCGAGCTTGGCGCCGATCTTGGCGCTGACCTCGATGGTGGCGCCCTTGTCGTCGTTCGGGACGACGACGGGCTTGGTGAACCGCACGCCGTACTCGACGACCGCGCCCGGGTCGCCGACCCAGTCGGTGACGACGCGGACGGCCTCGGCCATGGTGAACATGCCGTGCGCGATCACGTCGGGGAGACCCACCTCGACGGCGAACTTCTCGTTCCAGTGGATCGGATTGAAGTCCCCGGAGGCGCCCGCGTACTGGACGAGCGTGGCACGGGTCACGGAGAAGGTCCCGGCCGGCAGCTCGGTGCCGACCTCGACGTCCGCGTAAGAGATCTTCGCCGCCATGTCAGCCCACCTCCGCCGCGCGCGCCACAAGCTTCGTGACCGCTGTCACGACGTGCTCGCCCGCCTCGTCGTGGACCTCGCCACGGATGTCCAGGATGTCGTTGCCCGCGAGGGACTTGATCGACTCGATGGTCGAGGTGACCGTCAGCCGGTCGCCGGCGCGCACGGGCCGGGTGTACGCGAACTTCTGGTCACCGTGCACCACCCGGCTGTAGTCGAGGCCCAGTTGCGGGTCCTGGACGACCTGCCCGGCGGCCTTGAACGTGATGGCGAACACGAAGGTCGGCGGGGCGATCACGTCAGGGTGTCCGAGCGCTCGCGCGGCCTCGGGGTCCGTGTACGCGGGGTTACCGTCGCCGACGGCCTCCGCGAACTCGCGGATCTTCTCCCGGCCGACCTCGTAGGGGTCGGTGGGCGGGTAGGACCGCCCCACGAAGGACTGGTCGAGCGCCATGGGCTCGGCACCTCCTGGTTGTCTTCGCTGTATGACGCCGGGTCCACCGCGGACCCGGAAGAGCCGGGCCGCCGCGGACTCCGGTGCCCCGGATCCGTGCCGGACACGGTTGCACAACGACGCGAGGCCGCCCCCCGCGAAGGGGACGGCCTCGTGTACGAGCCTGAATTATCGCGTTTCGCGGTGCGCGGTGTGCGCATTGCAACGCGGGCAGTGCTTCTTCATCTCCAGTCGGTCCGGGTCGTTACGCCGGTTCTTCTTGGTGATGTAGTTCCGCTCCTTGCACTCCACGCAGGCCAGCGTGATCTTCGGGCGGACGTCGGTGGCAGCCACAGGAGTGCTCCTTGACGAACGGATGGGACATTAATGCATAGAAGAGTAGCCGATCGAAGGACCGACCCCGCAATCGGCTACTGTCAGTAGCGGTGACCGGACTTGAACCGGTGACACAGCGATTATGAGCCGCTTGCTCTACCGACTGAGCTACACCGCTTTGATGAGATCGGCCCCCGCCTTGCGACGGGAACCTCTCACACCAGAGCCCCAATACGGAATCGAACCGTAGACCTTCTCCTTACCATGGAGACGCTCTACCGACTGAGCTATTGGGGCGAGCGATGAAGACATTACACGGTCGCCCGCCGATCGCCCAAATCCGTTTCGCGGCACCCGCCCCGGCCTGTTCCCCGCTGTTCGCCCGGCCGTTCCCGGGACCTCTCAAGCACCCCTGGCGGCCCACGGATCACACGCGGTGACGAGGGCGTGACGAGGTCTCCCGAGGCCGTCCCGGCGCAGCCTGAGCCCCGCCGGTCCCGTCGCGCGCGCCGTGTCGCCGAACTCCCGCCCAGGTCCGGTCCGGTGCGGTCCTGCCTGGTCAACCACGCGCCGACGGACCACACCGGTACGACTATTGCGCTCCTCCCCGACGTTGACGGGTCGCCACCCTAGGCTCGACTCACGCTGCGTGATCTTGTGTCCCCTCGTTCCGCAGCCGTCCCTCCCGCAGCCGCCCTCGAGCCCAGGAGCGCGATGCCCGACCGACAGCAGCAGCCGCCCCCCTCCTCGTCGGGACAGACCGACACCTCAGCGCTGCTGCTGTGCGGAGCGCGCCTCACCGACGGCCGGTCCGTGGACGTACGGCTGGGCGGCGGGCGGATCGAGGCGGTCGGGACCGCCGGAAGCCTGGCGGGCGCCTCCGGGGCCCTCGCCGCGAAGGTGGACCTGGACGGCTATCTCCTCCTGCCGGCGCCCGCGGAGGCCCACGCGCACAGCGACACCGCCCTGACGGCCGACGGCGACGGCCCGCTCGCCTACGACGACCAGGAGATCCAGCGCCGGGCCACCGAGGCCGCCCTGCTGCAACTGGGGCACGGCGCCACGGCGTTGCGCTCCCACGTGCGCGTCGGCGACGTACAGGGGCTGGACGCGCTGGCGGCGGTCCTCCAGGTGCGGCGGTCGCTGCGGGGCCTCGCGGAACTGACCACGGTGGCGATGCCCCGGCTGCTGACCGGGGCGGCCGGGGCCGACGGGCTGGCGATGCTGCGGGACGCCCTGAAGATGGGCGCTTCCGTGGTGGGCGGCTGCCCGGACGCCGACCCCGATCCCACCGGGTACGTGGAGGCGGTCCTGGAGCTCGCCTCCGAACACGGCTGCCCGGTCGACCTGCACACGGACGCCGCCGACCCCGCGCGGCTCGCCCGGCTCGCGGCCATGGCGGGCGGGCTGCGGCCGGGCGTGACGCTCGGACCGTGCGGCGGGCTCGGCGGGCTGCCGACCGAGGTGGCGTCCCGCGCCGCGGACCAACTCGCCGCGGCCGGCGTGACGGTGGTGTGCCTGCCGCAGGGCGGCTGCGGCTCGGCCGACGTCCGCGCCACCGCTCCCGTACGGCTGCTGCGGTCGGCCGGCGTGCGCGTGGCGGCCGGCAGCGGCGCCCTGCGGGACGGGTCGAACCCGGTGGGCCGTGGCGACCCCCTGGAGGCCGCCTACTTGCTGGCCTCCCTCCACGGCCTGCGCCCCGAGGACGCCTACGAGGCGGTGAGTTGCGCCGCCCGGGCCGCTCTCGGGCTTCCGGAGGTGCGCGTGGAGGCGGGGTTCCCGGCCGAGTTGCTGGCCGTG
The window above is part of the Streptomyces sp. NBC_01428 genome. Proteins encoded here:
- a CDS encoding amidohydrolase family protein, whose amino-acid sequence is MPDRQQQPPPSSSGQTDTSALLLCGARLTDGRSVDVRLGGGRIEAVGTAGSLAGASGALAAKVDLDGYLLLPAPAEAHAHSDTALTADGDGPLAYDDQEIQRRATEAALLQLGHGATALRSHVRVGDVQGLDALAAVLQVRRSLRGLAELTTVAMPRLLTGAAGADGLAMLRDALKMGASVVGGCPDADPDPTGYVEAVLELASEHGCPVDLHTDAADPARLARLAAMAGGLRPGVTLGPCGGLGGLPTEVASRAADQLAAAGVTVVCLPQGGCGSADVRATAPVRLLRSAGVRVAAGSGALRDGSNPVGRGDPLEAAYLLASLHGLRPEDAYEAVSCAARAALGLPEVRVEAGFPAELLAVRGERLDGVLSLAYSRIVVHRGRVVARTSAVREYCNSASASGLDLPRQGRGGLS
- a CDS encoding MaoC family dehydratase produces the protein MAAKISYADVEVGTELPAGTFSVTRATLVQYAGASGDFNPIHWNEKFAVEVGLPDVIAHGMFTMAEAVRVVTDWVGDPGAVVEYGVRFTKPVVVPNDDKGATIEVSAKIGAKLDDNTVRVDLTATSAGQKVLGMSRAVVRLA
- a CDS encoding TetR/AcrR family transcriptional regulator encodes the protein MVRMSAGERRESVVRAAMSEFARGGYYGTSTEAIAKRVGVSQPYLFRLFPGKKAIFLAAAERCMDLARQTMEEASEGLEGEEALHSMANAYVKVIAEHPERLLMQMQMYVAVAAAEEAGDHELGEAVRAGWMRLWDTVHVPLGAQVDDTATFMAYGMLINCLVSMGFPPEHRVWEGLYPSARVTGRLEK
- the rpmG gene encoding 50S ribosomal protein L33 produces the protein MAATDVRPKITLACVECKERNYITKKNRRNDPDRLEMKKHCPRCNAHTAHRETR
- a CDS encoding UDP-N-acetylmuramate dehydrogenase, whose amino-acid sequence is MLELHDAPLAPLTTFRLGGPAARLITATTDAEVVAAVREADAAGTPLLLIGGGSNLVIGDKGFAGTALRIATEGFSLDGTTLELAAGEVWTDAVARTVEAGLAGIECLAGIPGSAGATPIQNVGAYGQEVSSTISEVIAYDRKTGETVTLTNAECAFSYRHSRFKADPDRHVVLRVRFELEDANGLSAPVKYAETARTLGVEPGDRVPLADARETVLKLRAGKGMVLDPEDHDTWSAGSFFTNPILTDEAFAAFHARVRERLGADAVPPAYPAGEGHTKTSAAWLIDKSGFTKGYGTGPARISTKHTLALTNRGEASTEDLLALAREVVAGVHDAFGITLVNEPVTVGVSL
- a CDS encoding MaoC family dehydratase N-terminal domain-containing protein, giving the protein MALDQSFVGRSYPPTDPYEVGREKIREFAEAVGDGNPAYTDPEAARALGHPDVIAPPTFVFAITFKAAGQVVQDPQLGLDYSRVVHGDQKFAYTRPVRAGDRLTVTSTIESIKSLAGNDILDIRGEVHDEAGEHVVTAVTKLVARAAEVG
- a CDS encoding MFS transporter, with protein sequence MTQRTARTDRNGPAEQDRSAEQDRPAEQGGPGGPAGTSTEKASGAPDKRRGGAGWALVITSVAGFMAALDNLVVTTALPSIRKDLGGALDDLEWTVSAYTLTFAVLLMFGAALGDRFGRRRLFLVGLSIFTGASAAAAMAPGIDSLIAARAVQGVGAAIMMPLTLTLLTAAVPAARRGMAYGIWGAVNGLAVASGPLIGGSLTEHVSWHWIFWLNVPLGLAVLPLARLRLSESFGNGNPLDFPGTLLASGGLFGIVYGLVRGPAEGWTSPFVLTALFAGAALLAGFVLHGSRARNAMLPMRLFRSRAFAGINAASLLMFLGMFGSIFLLSQYMQGVLGYSPTEAGLRMLPWTGMPMLVAPIAGYLSDRVGGRPVVATGLFLQAAGLAYYASVVAADASYAAQLPALIISGIGMSLYFAPASNLVMSSVRPQEQGIASGANNALREVGGALGIAVMSSIFSAQGGYATPESFIDGLRPALVVGAVVVGLAGLAALAIPSAGRPERAETSGTPAPAPEADRAETVRTGAARAETGALETAAR